The genomic DNA GGGACCACAACATAAGTCAATCTTCGTATTGTTTCttacacacagaaataaaacaataagaaTATTATGCTCTCCGCTCCACACCAAACATTCAACTGATTTCATCATTCAGTTGATTTCATCCTTCTAAGTGGCCTGGCAGAAGTGGCTGGAAGTGATGCATTTCCTTCCTGTGGCAGATGGACGAAGCAGAGAAGCCCCTGAGGAGGCCGCCGCCCCGGCTAGAGAAGCTGATGGTCAGGAAAGAGGAGCAGGGGACAGCCACGAAGGAGGACATTGAAGAGAAGATGAGACAGGCAGAGGAGCGAcggcaggtgagagagagagattctatcTACTTATTGAAATCGCTGACACACACAAGTTTGTAATTTAATTGTTAATGTATACATCTACGGTATGTTTCCGGTTCCGACGCCGACAAGAGTGACAGCCTACTCAGTAGCTCCGTGTCTTAGTGTTTTTTTCTacgtcttttgtttactttttacttcgcAACTTTATATACACTTTAATTACtatttctgctgttaaagaatgtgtttgtgttgtctgtatgcttctgagaccttgaatttcccctggggatcaataaagtatctatctatctatctatctatctatctatctatctaaatagaAAGTATTATAAGCAGAAACATATATTCTCAAatattttctctctgtgtggccTGATAAATACATTATGGATATGGTAATGGAAGCCACCAGTGTGCAGGCATCTTTATTAACCTTCACATTCTCAATCAAGGCCTGAAAATGCAGACATTTGCTAAAACAGATGAAAGCATGTTATTAAATTGATCAGATGCAAGTATTCATAGACAACAAGAAATACAGCTCCCTCATTTGACCTTATGGAGTCAGGACTACCCTACATGTGcaaacgtgtgcacgcacacacacacagaaacaatgcTACTATAGCAACATAAAAATGTTTACGTGAGTGAGAAGACATTGAAGGAGACAGAACTATTAAACACCCAAGAATAGTTGTTATTAGGGACGTCCCACCCAGCTGTTCACATGCTGTGGGACTGAAACTTTGGGATTCAGTTCTTGGGAAATGTTTGttcaaagcaacttacattaTATTTGAACCaatgaccaaacaaaacacaccagataTCCATCTGTTCAGTGCTCtctgagaaactccacacaTTGCTTTGTTATGTTTGGGGAACAGGCAGCCCCCACGTTGTTTCCAGTTCATTGTactgatatttgctgaatgcTACAAAAACTGTAAATGGTAGAAATAGCTTTCtgaatgttttatttcaatttaaatttaattttaactgccaaaacattacacatgtctcatggtaCTTTATagagtgttaaacattcagagagagcccatgggtaacaggggtgaggaaaaacctcgagcagatccaagactcaagggcctgacccatctgcctagggtcagttacagggcagtaaggtctgtatgATAAATGAAGGTATATGTTACAAAGAGGTAGGATGGTTGCATAACCAGTATattaatgcatgaatcctatttagtgtcagaaagttcaaatagtccagtgtagggaattaattgtccatagggattaggagttgtcatagggcaagtAGTGGGTTGCTAGGCTGCGCAGGCCAGACCTTGCACAATTTTGCAAACTATTGTGGTTTTATCAAAATACTTAACACAattcacaaaatcacacacccAAACTGCAAAATACCTCATATATCCTGCAAAATGAAGCACTGCAACCAAAACTACATATAGCATTATCAAAATCAAACATTTGCACCAAATGGCCCACACTTCATTCATATTACCAGATTTTTGCCTAACCAACTACACACTGTTGGGTATAATGAAAATCACTATGACACTCAATACACTTTAGTATGCTTTGCCATAATACTAAAACAAATTGTAGAATATTCTTCAGATTGTTCACATGCACAGAAATatttgcatatacacacacatgctgttgaaacatttattctttttatttttcaccaAACAAGTCTGTGCAACATATGCACAGCAGATATATTTACATTGGAGTGAACAAAAATATGCTCACAAAAAACAGTaaactgaaaaagaaaacagcagaaaAATGTTGTTCCTTGTTGTTCCCTGTCTTCCTTGGCCATGAACTCCTCTACcagctctcactcttcctccccctctcattctcaccctccctcttcctctctctgcaacGCCTTCCATTgttgttgtaaaaaaaaaagtgcttaCTTGTGGTCTTTCCATAGTGCTTACTTCCTGATTGAAGTTGTAACAATTAATCATTGAGGTGTTTGGCCAGGCCAGGCACATATGTTGGCCAATTAGCTCATGTAGTGTCATTTTGAATGGCAGTGTTTTGAAATGGCAAACGTGACTTTATGTCAGATTGTTGTGTCTTTTGCAGTGAACCGTGTTCACTGCATTTGAGTGTAGTTGAGTGCCATTCTAAAttgcaaaatgtgtgtaaagcagaaaatgtgtttagagttttggaGACTTGAGAAGAGgttttgctctctgtgtgtcagtTTAAATTATTGTGCTTTGCATGTCATTTTAGTGTGATAGCAattagaaaaaaactgtaagtacTCAAAGCCTTGTGCTTTTGAGTTCCAGATTAAGGAACATGGTAAATTATTTGCAAATGATACAGAGGTGCCTCTTATTTCACAGTAACTAATCATAACATTGCCTATCAAGTTACCCATAACTTCACTCAAGGTGTCCACTGTATTTTGTTCTATCTGTCACAGACTTAAAATTTTAGTCTGTCGCCCCTGAATTTCTATCACTGGAATATCCCCTCATCTCTCCATACACTttgcaatgtttttttccccttacaacctttatcctctctctgtctctctttcttctctccccgCTGACTGACTGTTCTCAACTCTGTATCATCACATGCCTAagctcccttcttcctttccaCCTCTCTACCTCCTAActccatttttttctttctctttctctctctctctgtctctcactctttctttcatctTTCCACATCACTCCTCTATTTTTTCATCTCTCCACAGACCAAAGAGGATGAGCTGAAGGTGCGGCTCAGGACTAAGTCAGCTCGGCACCGCCAGGCTGCTTCTCAGCTGGAGGCCGACCAGACTGTGGTGGAGGAGCTTCAGTTAGATGCTCCCAGTACTCGGCACAGTCCACCCAAGACCCCGGACCACCAGAACCATATCAGTCCGCTGGAGGGCAGGTTAGAGAGcgggggagaggagaaagaggagagaggaagagatggggtGATAGTGGGAGACAAAGATGGCGGAAGAAGAGATGCGCCCTTGACAGACTCGTTGAACATGGAGAATGACTCCACTTTTCAGCAAGTTGAAGACATAGAAGAGATATTTTAACTGAAAATAAAGAAGTGGGTTTATTATGCACACtactggtcaaaagtttggggtcacttagaaatgtccattccactccattatagacagaataccagctgagatcagttgcattgtttttttttaatcagggcagcagttttcagattacattatgtgcttacataattgcaaaagggttctcggctgttatcagcaaccattcatccaatgttccaaaggaacattctgtttactaatctgatataattttaaaaggctaactgataaaacattggagaacatttttgcaattatgtcagcacataatgtaatctgaaaactgctgccctgattaaaaaaacaaaaaaaaacaatgcaactgacctcagctggtattctgtctgtaatggagtggaatggacatttctaagtgaccccaaacttttgaccggtaggtAGATAATTTGGGGATATTGTATGGGAGAGATAGAAGAATTACATTTTTCTTGGTTGGTGCCTTTTAATAAAACATCAATGACTCAATGATCAATAATAtaaatcatatatatatattaactatatttaaaaacaaatagtaggcctatacaggTGTGAAGACATGGTTG from Alosa alosa isolate M-15738 ecotype Scorff River chromosome 20, AALO_Geno_1.1, whole genome shotgun sequence includes the following:
- the stmnd1 gene encoding stathmin domain-containing protein 1 encodes the protein MGCGASSNITVVEPVKPSSENEHDSLEVQRTEGGDRGDSAVSKHTTDSGLGLEAAEGIILPGAVPRQLPPLRASSLGQAQNNTPSPRQESSEILEQLLNQGIIPAQPHTASNGEAYSIMMDEAEKPLRRPPPRLEKLMVRKEEQGTATKEDIEEKMRQAEERRQTKEDELKVRLRTKSARHRQAASQLEADQTVVEELQLDAPSTRHSPPKTPDHQNHISPLEGRLESGGEEKEERGRDGVIVGDKDGGRRDAPLTDSLNMENDSTFQQVEDIEEIF